The Populus alba chromosome 6, ASM523922v2, whole genome shotgun sequence genomic interval GGGAGGGACATGATCATCCGCCCTGTCGTGCCAAAAAATGACGATGTTGTTTCTGGTGCAAAGTCCACACAACACATTGTTGGCATAAATAATTTGTGCGTTGACGTGTTTCTTGAACTCTACTTTCATGGAAACGTAGTACAGTTGTACCCGTGTAAATCTGACGGAGATGTGAATCAACAATGGAGCTTGGAGAAGGACGGAACCATTCAATCTAAAGGCATGTGTTTGGCCACAAACGGCACAAGTCCAGGAAGCTATGTATTTATCTATAACTGCAACGAGGTGAAGGCTAGCGCCACAATTTGGAAAGTACAAAAGGATGGCTCCATCCTAAACCCCTCCTCGTCACTAGTTTTGACCTCAAAGTCAGGGAAAAGTGGCTCCCTACTCACCTTGGAAACCAATGTTTATGCCTTGGGCCAAGGATGGCGTTTCGCCGATGTTTCAAAACCTTCACCAAAGTCCATTGTCGGGCTTTTGGACTACTGCTTGGAATTTAACAAAAATGTCCCAAAGTTAGCCATGTGCGTGGAGAGCAAGACTGAACAAAAATGGAATTTTTACGCCGATGGTTCGATAAGGGTTGATGCAAACACAGATTTGTGCCTAACTAGCGATGGAAATACCAAAGGAAGCTTGGTCGTCGTTGTCTCTTGTAGCCCTGTGTCATCTAACCAACGTTGGACGTTTCGCGACAGCCACGGCACAGCTTATTTCCCCATTTGGAACGTGAATAATGCTTTGGTGTTGGATGTGAGCTATTCCATTCTAAACCTGTTCGAAATAATTATTTGGGATTTCAACGGAGGAGCTAACCAGGTATGGCGTCTGTCGTAATAATTACTCAGACGCTCCTTTGGCCCTGAAGTCTATCAAGCCAAGGCAATAACTAGCAGCTTAAATAAATGACAACAAATTATTGTTGTCCCTTAAAACTGTATTCCAATAtccatattattttcaattcccTAATCCCCCTATGTGTGATGTTCGAGCAtgcaatattattatataaaataaataaatcttttgtTAAGAAATGAAGTGTTGCAATATCTCTGGCTTACGAgttcatctttttttcaatttttttttgttgcatggGGTTTAAGGACTGGCGAGGGCCTTGTCTTGTTAAGCATTAATTCTAATTAGTTTACTTTTCATATGAATCAAACATGTAATGAGGGAAAACTTGCTGcaacaatttaagaaaaataaattaatcatgatGAAGTTGTGAAAACTTCAGCCAGGAATGGACTTTTTATAGGCTGCAACTTGGGATTTTacttgttataaaataactaataaagataaatttacaCTAATTGGCTTTCTACTGTCGATTTTCAACATGTAATTCATCGAGAGAATAATCAAGTAGCAGATAATCTAGCCAGGCAAGGAATTATTAGATGTTTTTAATAGCTATAATTTTTGCCATCATTAGTTCAATATTTTTGCCGTGATTTCAACCCAGATGAAATGGCAATTTTGGTGAGAATATTGATGCCTTTGTGAAATGCCCTTTACTCTATGTTTCCTCGAGTGTATACGATCGGTCCACTACAATTGCTTCTCAATCAGATTCAAGAAGTATATCTAAGTTCTATTGGATGCAATCTTTGGAAAGAAGAGGTTGAGTGTCTCCAATGGCTtgattccaacaaacccaagtCAGTAATATATGTGAATTTTGGTAGCATAACAACCGTCACGAAGGAGCAGCTCGTTGAATTTGGCATGGGACTTGCTAAAAGTGGCCATCCATTTTTATGGATAATAAGGCCTGATATGGTCACTGGCGACTCCAAGATACTGCCTCCAGAATTCACTGAAGAAACCAAGGAAAGAAGCTTTATTTGTAGTTGGTGTCCGCAAGAGGAAGTACTCAACCACCCATCAATAGGAGctcaattttgcataatatcaggttatatatttacattgtaaaatacaaatccagtattaaaatacctgattttctttaaaattattttttttccatacatacagctaaaacataaaaacttttccaagcatattttcactaaagaaaaaaaaagacttgcatctttctcatgttttgaaaataaaaatagatatcatGACTGGTTTATGATCATCCATTAAGGTttgaccaaaatatcaaaaatcttttattttaagatccagatgtaaactttaatattatggctgtaaaattacacaataaagtacaccctcaggtattaaagatacaagttataaataaatgtgatgctaaaatttagatattaaaatggttaggatttaacccaacAAGGTAGAgactttttcattaaaaaagatCTACCTTAAACCTTAAAAAAGACTAATAAATAGAAACTCGACTtagaaaacaatcaaataacaatacagtttaccttaggtagggtgcactggggtgacgtgtcttccccttgcacaaccaattcttttcttaaactctcgcagaccataggttcttagttaccataatactaggtggtgactcctaaCTAATCAAGTAAATGAACGAGAAAATTGCTAACGGATGCCACGCGTTGACATGCGACACTTTGAATTATATATGtccattcaatttaaaattaccaCTTTAGAGATTGTGATGTTCTTATAACTAACTTAATTTTGGTATATCCTCCTCACATCTCAATCCAATCTGTTTCCGGCCTTTCTATTGTAAAACGTTTTCGACATACGGCCACAAATAGATAAGATTTCCCAAACCACTACCCTCCCCTGCCCACCAAACTTACCACAATCCACCACCCTCCCCTGACCACCGCCGAAAAACCAAACCAACATGTTCACACTACGTCGCAATCATCTGCTGCAACATTTCTGTTTTCTCAAAATCCAAATCACCCTACTACCTTTGCACGACAACCTTCTTCTACCCCTGTCATACCCTTTGCACCTAGCACCAAAAGCCTTGGCATGTCACCACTTGACATTGCCCATCCAATCCTGCAACCTCTTAAACTGTTTTTTGAGAGATTTCCTTCCTGGGTTGATTACCATGATCTGAAAAAAGCTTTCCTTAAGTTTGGAAGGGTTACTAAGTTGTTCATCTCCAAACGAAAAACTACTCTAGGACGCCGCTTTGGATTCGTGGACATTCTATCTCCCATGTCTGTTAATGACCTCTGTGATCACGCCAACAACCTTTGGTTTGACACTTACAAACTAAGAGTAAACCCAGCTAAACATAGCCCCCCTACTCCTGCCTTGACACCAACAAAAACCCTTCCCAAACCTGCTCCACTACATACACCTAAGCTTTTGTTTAGAGATACCAGATCTTTTATTGAGGTATTAACGTCCACAAAGCCTCCAGTGGTCAGTGATGAGAAGAGAATAATAAACTACGAATCTACAGATGAGGATAAGGAATGGCTTAGTAGGAGCTTAGTGGGGAAGATCCTGCAAAATGCTGATGTAGCAACAATGGAGGAAAAGGTATTAAAATCTGTGGAGAACGCTGTGAGCTTCAGATTCCTAGGAGCTAGCCAGGTGATTGTGACTTTTGAGGACCAATTAGCTGCACGTAAGGAACATCACAACGCAAGATCTTTTCTGTATTCTATACTTAGTAACCTTAGGCAGTGGGAAGCAAGGATATGCGCCTATGACAGATTCGCTTGGATATCTATATTTGGGCTACCGATGGAAGGTTGGAATAGGAATTGTATTGATGCTCTTCTAACGAGTTGGGGAAATATTGTTGGTTATGACACGTCTTGTGTTAGCCAAGGCTCCATATCAGGCATAAGAGTACTTATCAGAACCATGAAGCTGGAATCTCTACAGGGTCAAGTGTTACTCAACCTTGATGGCATCAAGGTGGAGGTTTCCTTGACAGAAATCAAAGGCACATATATCCCATCTCTAACAACAATCAAGCATTCCATGGATGTCTCACATTACACAGCATCGGGGCTCTCTGATGACGATGAGGACGACCAAGGTGATGCTCCGATGAGAACAACATTGTCCCACAGAGCTACAGGACAAAGTGcagaatttgaatttgatcaCATTGCTGTGTTGGGCAACAACAATTCGTTTGACAGAGCACTCACCGAACAGGTCATGCCACCTATGTACTTATATCCAGAACTCACGGAGTCATGCAATCAAGCAGCCTTAGCGGAGGAGAGTGTGTACGAAGTTGACAACTGTCTAGCCCTGGTACGATATGCAGAGGTGGATGCAACTGATTATAGGATTGTAGTTGGGTAGCCTGTTATTTGTCTctctaaagaaaaagaattggaTCAGGTGGGAGGCTGTACTGAGCCTAAGAAAACGGGCCGCAAGCAAAGCCAGAAACACCACATTATAGGCCCAACAACAACAGCTACTTCAACAGACACTGGGCCTTCTTTTGCAAACTTCATACATCCAATTGCTGACCCATCTGAACTTTGCTTTCTTGAATCACAGAATAAGAAATCGCAGAAACACAGAGCAAAGAGGATCAAACGCAAAACAAGTTCTCTTTCGAGAAGGAAATCACGTAAACTGGCACACCATAAACCAAAGCAACCTGAGACAGTAATCATAGAGTATTCAGTGTCGGACAATGGCATTAAGAACAGAAACACAATTATCTGTTGTGGGCAAGAGCAGGTGGGTGACGACGAGGCCAGTAGCTCACGTTATCAATCCCCTGCAACTCATGGTAACCAAGTTGCTGACACTTTACGATCCAGCTCTTGGGAGGAAGCTAATGCTTGCTGGGAAGTGGGAAAAGCTATCCTTCAAGTGCACGATGATAATCGCCTGATGACACAAACAATTCAGGAACTCATAGAAAATGAGCAGGAGGAGTGGCTTCGAAGGAAAAAGGAGTAAGTCAATTGTTTTATCCAGTCTGTTGGTATGGTTCTTACAACCAGTTTTATGGGTAGCATTGTTGTTTGGAATGTTTGTGGTTTAGGGGGCAGAGCTAAAAAAAGATGCGTGAGGAATTTGGGTaggaaattttcaattaatgttCTGggtattttagaaacaaaattagaaaatattcatGATAGTTTTATTAACTCTATCTTGGGGCGGCATGCTAGGGACTGGTATGCAGTCCCCTCTCTAGGTCTCTCTGGGGGGATTTTATGTATATGGAATCCAGCTTCTTTTTGTGTATCTAGATGTTCAATTGCTATGAATGGGCGTGTTTTACATGTTGAAGGCAATTTTACTCGGTATAATTTGGATTGCATGGTATCCTTTATTTATGCTCCGATTGATGGTACCCTGAAGAAAGAATTATGGGACTACTTGATTACTTTCAAAGATAGTGTTAGCACACCATGGTGTCTTGCAGACGACTTTAATGAAACTTTGTCACCCTCGGATCGAAAAGGTGGTTCAAAAGTTTCTGCTTCTATGACAAGATTCAAGCAGTGTATTGATAGTTGCGAACTTATTGATCTCCCCTTAACTAGAAAAAGATTTACCTGGACTAGAGGTAACGCAGCAAGTCGAATTGACAGAATCTTCATATCGGGTGATTGGCTGCAACTTCTCCCAGCCTCTACTTTATTCGGTCTCCCAAGGTTCTCTTCTGACCATAGACCCCTGCAGCTATTATTAGACTATACGAATTGGGGACCAAAACCATTCCGGTTTATGAACTgttggtggctggtggctgacTTCAGACAGATGATACAAAGTTTCTGGAGCTCAATTTCAGTCTCATCAACTGGTAAAAGGAACATGGTCTCAGCATTCAAGATGTTAAAAGAGAGATGTAAGCACTGGAACAAAGAAGCTGTGGGCAACATGTCTAACCAAATCAAGGAGCTGGAGTTAGAAGCTGAATCCCTTGACCATAAAAAAGAATGCAGAGACCTGTCAGctattgaattaattagaagCAATGTCATTTTCTCCAAACTACGAACTCTGTATGGAATGCAAGAGTCTATCTGGCAACAAAAGTCAAGGGTGCAGTGGTGCAAGCTTGGGGACAagaacacatgttttttttcatttaactgCAACAATCTATGGTTCTTATTGGCAATGGCAAGAGAACAGCGTTTTGGCATGATATTTGGCTTGCTAATCAATGTCTTGCGAATCGTTTTCCTACTATTTACCGTTTATCCAATGATAAAGATGCCAGCATTGACAAGATGGGCATGTGGGATGGTTTTGAATGGATATGGCTCTTTTCCTGGACTAGGCCTTTGAGGGGTCGAAACATTGGTTTGCTAGAACAATTATATGTTGTTCTCTCAACGGTGCACTTAGACAATGAAGCAGAGGATAGACTAATATGGAAGGACAACACATCAGGAAGATTTTCAGTTAAATCTCTATGTGGGCTTCTAAGCCCCACTCACTATTCTAACTATGGCTTCTCTTTTGCTGGAATATGGAAAGGTGTAGTCCCTCCTAAAGTGGAGATCTTTTGTTGGATGGCGATTATTAACAGACTCAACACCCGAGGTGTGCTGGTTAGAAGAGGTGTTTTGGATAGCTCAAACTCCAACTGTCCTATTTGTCTAGTTGAGGAAGAGTCGGCTGATCACTTACTTCTACATTGCCATAAACATTGGATCATCTGGTCCAAAATCATCAAGTGGTGGGGATTATCATGGTGCTGCCCTCAGAATTTGTCATGCTTATTTTCTCAGTGGACTGTCATGGTTCAAGGAAAATTTCAGAAGAAAGCATGGCTGATGATGTTTTTCTCAGTGGTGTGGTCCCTTTGGCTTCTTCGAAATGACCTGATATTTCAACAAAAGTCGCCGAACTATGATTCAGTGTTCTTCCTTATCATCACCCGGCTATGCTTATGGTTGAAAGCACTTCATCCTGACTTTCCTTACTCCCCTCTAGATCTGTTAAGATCGTCAGTAGGTCTGATCCGTTGGTCCAATGTTCAGATTTGTAGAACTGGTATTACATGGTCTCCTCCACCCATTGGCAGATTCAAGTGGAATGTGGATGGCTCCTCTCTTGGAAAGCCTGGACTCTCAGGTATAGGTGGTGCCCTGCGCAATCACCAAGGTCATCTCCTTGGTATTTTTTCCCTACCAGTAGGGACTCTAGACTCGAACATAGCTGAGCTGAGAGCTGTTGTCAAAGCTATTGAGCTCTCAGCCTCAAAGTGTCTCCTTCATCATAAGcatattattattgaatctgaTTCTGCCAATGTAATCAGCTGGATGCATAATCCTCTCAACAGGCCATGGATGCATAGTGACCTCTTCTTCACAGTTCAGAAATTGACTAGGCTCTTTGGTTCAATTACTTTTTCTCATGTGTACCGTGAGAGCAATAGTCTGGCAGATTGTATGGCTAAGCAAGGAGTGCGCAGATCCAGTGATTTCATTGCTTGGTTTTGATCCATCTCTCAGATTATGTCTATCAGACTAAATGTGCATCTCTTCAGAGGCTTGGATTCATGTGAAAATTATTGGAGACTCTTGGAAGCTTCTTCTGGATTTTGCAGTAATGGTTATCTTGAGTAGTTAATATTGTTGCTTTCTTAGACTATATCTGATGTTTGGTCCTCTTTGTATGGACTTTGTTTTGAGTGGTAGTTCCTGCAAAATTGATATGCGACAGGCTTTGTAATTTTCATGCCGCCAGGCTATGGCGTTTAATGAAATCATAtacttctcaaaaaaaaatagataagatTTCCATGGCCCGCCTCAGTCTTGTTGATAAGAGAATGTATCCTGTGTAAAGTGTTTGCTTCACTTCGAAAGACGACAGTAGCAAAACAATTAGTCTAAAGAAAGAGTtggagaaagaaggaaagagctaGAGACATGTTTCGCAAAATCTTAGCAGACAAGCCTCATGTAATCTGTATTCCCTGTCCAGCTCAAAGCCATGTAAAGGCAATGCTTAAACTAGCAAAACTACTGCATTCCCGAGGTTTTCTCATAACCTTTGTGAACACAGAGTTCAACCATAGACGCTTGCTTAAATCTAGAGGCCCTTATTCCCTGAATGGCTTGCCCGACTTTCGGTTCGAATCTATCCCAGATGGCCTCCCTCCTTCAGATGAGAATGCTACCCAAGATGTACAAGCAATTTTTGAGGCTTGCAAGGAGAACTTGATAGCTCCATTTAATGAATTGCTTGCCAAGCTCAATGATACAGCATCTTCTGATGTTCCTCAAGTGACTTGCATTGTATCTGATGGATTTGTGCCAGTTGCCATCACTGCTGCTCAGAGGCATGGAATTCCTGTTGCCTTGTTCTTTTCTATCTCTGCTTGCAGTTTTAT includes:
- the LOC118052973 gene encoding ricin, with protein sequence MKQLKGNMKLWIVVATYLLSTVLVASTEAGNMDSLAEDQTGRDMIIRPVVPKNDDVVSGAKSTQHIVGINNLCVDVFLELYFHGNVVQLYPCKSDGDVNQQWSLEKDGTIQSKGMCLATNGTSPGSYVFIYNCNEVKASATIWKVQKDGSILNPSSSLVLTSKSGKSGSLLTLETNVYALGQGWRFADVSKPSPKSIVGLLDYCLEFNKNVPKLAMCVESKTEQKWNFYADGSIRVDANTDLCLTSDGNTKGSLVVVVSCSPVSSNQRWTFRDSHGTAYFPIWNVNNALVLDVSYSILNLFEIIIWDFNGGANQVWRLS